One part of the Lotus japonicus ecotype B-129 chromosome 2, LjGifu_v1.2 genome encodes these proteins:
- the LOC130737518 gene encoding protein ASPARTIC PROTEASE IN GUARD CELL 2 isoform X2: MDNIDRGAPMLLLLLSILVIILTTSTSSAATTPSSPSHFLEFNVDEAIAGTKLKHVQEEAEPEQQQEQLEWKVKLKLLHRDKIHHSVTTISNDHRTRFNARIKRDVRRVAFLLRRLSSNNYAEELAEAAAFGSDDVVSGTAEGSGEYFVRIGVGSPPTYQYMVIDSGSDIVWVQCQPCDQCYNQTDPIFNPALSASFTGVRCPSAVCGQLDGAACHEKRCGYEVSYGDGSSTKGTLALETLTVGRTVIRKTAIGCGHWNEGMFVGAAGLLGLGGGPMSFVGQLGAQTDGAFGYCLLSRGAVPEGSSGSLRFGRQAMPIGAVWVPLIPNPFFPTFYYVALSGLGVGGLRLNISEDVFRITDLGDGGVVMDTGTAVTRLPAAAYNIFRDAFVDQTTNLPRASRVSIFDTCYNLSGFVSVRVPTVSFYFSGGQILTLPARNFLIPADDIGTFCFAFAPSPYGLSIIGNVQQEGIQISVDAGNGFVGFGPNVC, from the exons ATGGACAACATAGACAGAGGCGCACcaatgctgctgctgctgctgtcgatCCTTGTAATAATTCTAACCACTTCCACTTCTTCTGCAGCCACAACGCCATCATCACCTTCTCATTTCTTGGAGTTCAACGTCGACGAAGCAATCGCAGGGACCAAACTCAAACATGTCCAAGAGGAAGCTGAACCAGAACAACAACAAGAGCAGCTAGAATGGAAAGTGAAGCTCAAGCTACTTCACAGAGACAAGATCCACCACAGCGTTACCACCATTAGCAACGACCATCGAACCCGTTTCAATGCACGAATCAAGCGAGATGTGAGAAGGGTCGCCTTCCTCCTCCGCCGCCTCAGCAGCAACAACTATGCAGAGGAACTGGCGGAGGCTGCTGCTTTCGGCTCCGACGACGTGGTGTCAGGCACCGCAGAAGGGAGCGGAGAGTATTTCGTCCGGATCGGAGTCGGCAGCCCTCCAACGTATCAGTACATGGTCATCGACTCCGGCAGCGACATTGTGTGGGTCCAGTGCCAGCCCTGCGACCAGTGTTACAACCAAACCGACCCAATTTTCAACCCGGCCCTATCCGCTTCTTTCACCGGAGTCCGATGCCCCTCCGCCGTCTGCGGCCAGCTCGACGGTGCCGCCTGCCACGAGAAGAGGTGCGGCTATGAGGTTTCCTATGGGGACGGGTCCTCCACGAAAGGGACACTCGCCCTGGAGACACTCACGGTGGGGCGGACGGTGATAAGAAAAACCGCCATCGGGTGCGGCCACTGGAATGAGGGAATGTTCGTCGGAGCGGCCGGCTTGTTGGGCCTCGGAGGTGGGCCCATGTCGTTTGTGGGCCAGCTGGGTGCCCAAACTGACGGCGCCTTCGGGTACTGCTTGCTCTCACGAGGTGCAGTACCCGAAGGCTCGTCCGGTTCTCTCCGGTTTGGGCGCCAAGCGATGCCTATTGGCGCCGTGTGGGTCCCTCTCATACCGAACCCTTTTTTTCCAACTTTCTACTACGTTGCCCTTTCGGGTCTTGGAGTCGGAGGCTTGCGCCTCAACATTTCGGAAGATGTTTTTCGGATAACTGACTTGGGCGACGGAGGGGTTGTCATGGACACCGGCACTGCAGTGACAAGGCTACCTGCTGCCGCATACAACATTTTTCGAGATGCTTTTGTTGACCAGACAACGAACTTGCCCCGAGCGTCGCGAGTGTCTATTTTTGACACTTGCTATAACCTAAGCGGGTTCGTGTCGGTTCGGGTCCCCACCGTGTCGTTTTACTTTTCCGGTGGGCAGATCTTGACGCTACCGGCGAGGAACTTTCTCATTCCGGCGGATGACATTGGCACATTCTGTTTTGCGTTTGCTCCATCTCCGTATGGGCTTTCGATCATAGGAAATGTGCAGCAAGAAGGGATCCAAATTTCGGTTGATGCGGGTAATGGTTTTGTGGGGTTTGGACCCAATGTCTGTTA A
- the LOC130737516 gene encoding probable protein arginine N-methyltransferase 6 isoform X1, whose protein sequence is MFCKENNGNGYEQQQQQQQQPPAMVYGQNHRYRERVRRGSRRSRASSSSPLPVRVSDTDQPRPPCTDYDMAYFHSYAHLGIHQEMIKDRVRTETYREAIMRHQSFIAGKVVVDVGCGTGILSIFCAQAGAKRVYAVDASDIALQANEVVKANNLSDVIVVLHGRVEDVEINEEVDVIISEWMGYMLLYESMLGSVITARDRWLKPGGLILPSSATLYMAPVTHTDRYSESVDFWRNVYGIDMSAMLSLAKQCAFEEPSVETISGENVLTWPHVVKYVDSYSVTINELETVTTKFKFNSMMRAPLHGFAFWFDVEFNGPAIAPTNYHSSTPIIENHQVNGSQRKKRTNPNEALVLSTAPEDPPTHWQQTLIYFYDPIELEQDQLIEGSVTLTQSKENVRFMNIHLEYKWSSVCERVCYEMTLKLFYLVFFVNTQHR, encoded by the exons ATGTTCTGTAAGGAGAATAATGGCAACGGCTAcgagcagcagcagcagcagcagcagcagccacCGGCAATGGTGTACGGCCAAAACCACCGATACAGAGAGCGAGTCCGCCGTGGCAGTCGCAGGTCACGTGCTTCCTCTTCCAGTCCCCTTCCCGTTAGGGTTTCTGACACCGACCAACCTCGTCCTCCTTGCACCGATTACGACATGGCCTACTTCCATTCCTACGCTCACCTCGGTATCCACCAGGAAATGATCAAG GATCGTGTGCGGACTGAAACTTACAGGGAAGCAATCATGCGGCATCAGAGTTTTATTGCAGGCAAA GTTGTAGTTGATGTTGGATGCGGTACAGGAATCCTTTCTATATTTTGTGCTCAGGCCGGTGCGAAGCGG GTGTATGCAGTTGATGCGAGTGACATTGCCCTGCAG GCAAATGAAGTTGTTAAAGCAAATAACCTGTCTGATGTTATCGTTGTATTGCATGGACGAGTTGAG GATGTTGAAATTAATGAAGAGGTGGATGTTATAATTTCAGAATGGATGGGCTATATGCTTCTATATGAG AGTATGCTTGGAAGTGTTATTACTGCCAGAGATCGTTGGCTCAAACCTGGCGGTCTTATTCTTCCTTCAAGTGCAACG TTGTACATGGCTCCTGTTACACATACTGACAGATACAGTGAAAGCGTTGACTTTTGGCGCAATGTTTATGGAATTGATA TGTCCGCCATGTTATCATTAGCTAAACAGTGTGCATTTGAGGAACCTTCAGTCGAGACCATATCTGGCGAAAATGTTTTGACATGGCCTCATGTG GTGAAATATGTTGATAGTTATTCTGTTACCATCAATGAATTAGAAACTGTAACAACAAAGTTTAAGTTCAACTCCATGATGCGAG CTCCACTACATGGTTTTGCATTTTGGTTTGATGTTGAGTTTAATGGGCCTGCAATAGCACCAACCAATTATCATTCGTCAACACCAATTATTGAGAATCATCAGGTGAATGGTAGTCAGAGAAAAAAGCGAACAAATCCAAATGAAGCACTGGTCCTGTCCACGGCACCTGAGGACCCTCCAACACATTGGCAGCAG ACTTTGATATACTTCTACGATCCTATTGAGCTGGAACAAGATCAACTTATTGAAGGTTCAGTGACATTGACACAGAGCAAAGAAAATGTTCGATTTATGAATATTCACCTTGAATATAA GTGGTCGAGCGTTTGTGAAAGAGTCTGTTATGAGATGACCTTAAAGTTGTTTTACCTAGTCTTTTTCGTCAACACTCAACACCGATGA
- the LOC130737518 gene encoding protein ASPARTIC PROTEASE IN GUARD CELL 2 isoform X1: MDNIDRGAPMLLLLLSILVIILTTSTSSAATTPSSPSHFLEFNVDEAIAGTKLKHVQEEAEPEQQQEQLEWKVKLKLLHRDKIHHSVTTISNDHRTRFNARIKRDVRRVAFLLRRLSSNNYAEELAEAAAFGSDDVVSGTAEGSGEYFVRIGVGSPPTYQYMVIDSGSDIVWVQCQPCDQCYNQTDPIFNPALSASFTGVRCPSAVCGQLDGAACHEKRCGYEVSYGDGSSTKGTLALETLTVGRTVIRKTAIGCGHWNEGMFVGAAGLLGLGGGPMSFVGQLGAQTDGAFGYCLLSRGAVPEGSSGSLRFGRQAMPIGAVWVPLIPNPFFPTFYYVALSGLGVGGLRLNISEDVFRITDLGDGGVVMDTGTAVTRLPAAAYNIFRDAFVDQTTNLPRASRVSIFDTCYNLSGFVSVRVPTVSFYFSGGQILTLPARNFLIPADDIGTFCFAFAPSPYGLSIIGNVQQEGIQISVDAGNGFVGFGPNVC; encoded by the coding sequence ATGGACAACATAGACAGAGGCGCACcaatgctgctgctgctgctgtcgatCCTTGTAATAATTCTAACCACTTCCACTTCTTCTGCAGCCACAACGCCATCATCACCTTCTCATTTCTTGGAGTTCAACGTCGACGAAGCAATCGCAGGGACCAAACTCAAACATGTCCAAGAGGAAGCTGAACCAGAACAACAACAAGAGCAGCTAGAATGGAAAGTGAAGCTCAAGCTACTTCACAGAGACAAGATCCACCACAGCGTTACCACCATTAGCAACGACCATCGAACCCGTTTCAATGCACGAATCAAGCGAGATGTGAGAAGGGTCGCCTTCCTCCTCCGCCGCCTCAGCAGCAACAACTATGCAGAGGAACTGGCGGAGGCTGCTGCTTTCGGCTCCGACGACGTGGTGTCAGGCACCGCAGAAGGGAGCGGAGAGTATTTCGTCCGGATCGGAGTCGGCAGCCCTCCAACGTATCAGTACATGGTCATCGACTCCGGCAGCGACATTGTGTGGGTCCAGTGCCAGCCCTGCGACCAGTGTTACAACCAAACCGACCCAATTTTCAACCCGGCCCTATCCGCTTCTTTCACCGGAGTCCGATGCCCCTCCGCCGTCTGCGGCCAGCTCGACGGTGCCGCCTGCCACGAGAAGAGGTGCGGCTATGAGGTTTCCTATGGGGACGGGTCCTCCACGAAAGGGACACTCGCCCTGGAGACACTCACGGTGGGGCGGACGGTGATAAGAAAAACCGCCATCGGGTGCGGCCACTGGAATGAGGGAATGTTCGTCGGAGCGGCCGGCTTGTTGGGCCTCGGAGGTGGGCCCATGTCGTTTGTGGGCCAGCTGGGTGCCCAAACTGACGGCGCCTTCGGGTACTGCTTGCTCTCACGAGGTGCAGTACCCGAAGGCTCGTCCGGTTCTCTCCGGTTTGGGCGCCAAGCGATGCCTATTGGCGCCGTGTGGGTCCCTCTCATACCGAACCCTTTTTTTCCAACTTTCTACTACGTTGCCCTTTCGGGTCTTGGAGTCGGAGGCTTGCGCCTCAACATTTCGGAAGATGTTTTTCGGATAACTGACTTGGGCGACGGAGGGGTTGTCATGGACACCGGCACTGCAGTGACAAGGCTACCTGCTGCCGCATACAACATTTTTCGAGATGCTTTTGTTGACCAGACAACGAACTTGCCCCGAGCGTCGCGAGTGTCTATTTTTGACACTTGCTATAACCTAAGCGGGTTCGTGTCGGTTCGGGTCCCCACCGTGTCGTTTTACTTTTCCGGTGGGCAGATCTTGACGCTACCGGCGAGGAACTTTCTCATTCCGGCGGATGACATTGGCACATTCTGTTTTGCGTTTGCTCCATCTCCGTATGGGCTTTCGATCATAGGAAATGTGCAGCAAGAAGGGATCCAAATTTCGGTTGATGCGGGTAATGGTTTTGTGGGGTTTGGACCCAATGTCTGTTAG
- the LOC130737516 gene encoding probable protein arginine N-methyltransferase 6 isoform X2: MFCKENNGNGYEQQQQQQQQPPAMVYGQNHRYRERVRRGSRRSRASSSSPLPVRVSDTDQPRPPCTDYDMAYFHSYAHLGIHQEMIKDRVRTETYREAIMRHQSFIAGKVVVDVGCGTGILSIFCAQAGAKRVYAVDASDIALQANEVVKANNLSDVIVVLHGRVEDVEINEEVDVIISEWMGYMLLYESMLGSVITARDRWLKPGGLILPSSATLYMAPVTHTDRYSESVDFWRNVYGIDMSAMLSLAKQCAFEEPSVETISGENVLTWPHVVKYVDSYSVTINELETVTTKFKFNSMMRAPLHGFAFWFDVEFNGPAIAPTNYHSSTPIIENHQVNGSQRKKRTNPNEALVLSTAPEDPPTHWQQTLIYFYDPIELEQDQLIEGSVTLTQSKENVRFMNIHLEYNSGGRAFVKESVMR, translated from the exons ATGTTCTGTAAGGAGAATAATGGCAACGGCTAcgagcagcagcagcagcagcagcagcagccacCGGCAATGGTGTACGGCCAAAACCACCGATACAGAGAGCGAGTCCGCCGTGGCAGTCGCAGGTCACGTGCTTCCTCTTCCAGTCCCCTTCCCGTTAGGGTTTCTGACACCGACCAACCTCGTCCTCCTTGCACCGATTACGACATGGCCTACTTCCATTCCTACGCTCACCTCGGTATCCACCAGGAAATGATCAAG GATCGTGTGCGGACTGAAACTTACAGGGAAGCAATCATGCGGCATCAGAGTTTTATTGCAGGCAAA GTTGTAGTTGATGTTGGATGCGGTACAGGAATCCTTTCTATATTTTGTGCTCAGGCCGGTGCGAAGCGG GTGTATGCAGTTGATGCGAGTGACATTGCCCTGCAG GCAAATGAAGTTGTTAAAGCAAATAACCTGTCTGATGTTATCGTTGTATTGCATGGACGAGTTGAG GATGTTGAAATTAATGAAGAGGTGGATGTTATAATTTCAGAATGGATGGGCTATATGCTTCTATATGAG AGTATGCTTGGAAGTGTTATTACTGCCAGAGATCGTTGGCTCAAACCTGGCGGTCTTATTCTTCCTTCAAGTGCAACG TTGTACATGGCTCCTGTTACACATACTGACAGATACAGTGAAAGCGTTGACTTTTGGCGCAATGTTTATGGAATTGATA TGTCCGCCATGTTATCATTAGCTAAACAGTGTGCATTTGAGGAACCTTCAGTCGAGACCATATCTGGCGAAAATGTTTTGACATGGCCTCATGTG GTGAAATATGTTGATAGTTATTCTGTTACCATCAATGAATTAGAAACTGTAACAACAAAGTTTAAGTTCAACTCCATGATGCGAG CTCCACTACATGGTTTTGCATTTTGGTTTGATGTTGAGTTTAATGGGCCTGCAATAGCACCAACCAATTATCATTCGTCAACACCAATTATTGAGAATCATCAGGTGAATGGTAGTCAGAGAAAAAAGCGAACAAATCCAAATGAAGCACTGGTCCTGTCCACGGCACCTGAGGACCCTCCAACACATTGGCAGCAG ACTTTGATATACTTCTACGATCCTATTGAGCTGGAACAAGATCAACTTATTGAAGGTTCAGTGACATTGACACAGAGCAAAGAAAATGTTCGATTTATGAATATTCACCTTGAATATAA TTCAGGTGGTCGAGCGTTTGTGAAAGAGTCTGTTATGAGATGA